Within Spirochaetota bacterium, the genomic segment TATCGAGAAGGACTATCGATGAAACGGATGCGGCGTTGAGCGCAAGGCAATGGTTCTTTGCGAACGTAAGCGTGCGCCCGGTATCGAGTATGTCATCGACGAGGAGCACGCGCATGCCCGCTATGCCGCCGGACATGCCTTTCACCACCGAGACATCATCTGCGGATGTATCAGCGTTCCCGTAGCGTGCGAGCGTCATGAAATCGATGCGCGGCGATATGCCGTTGCGATGGAGCGCTCGTATGAGATCGGCGATGAACACGAAGCTCCCGCGGAGCACTCCCACGATGACGACATCGTCCGCGGTACCGATACGTGCGCGTATATCCGCTGCGAGCGTTTCATTGCGGGCGGCTATCTCATCGGCAGTGCGGAACGGTTCAATCGAATACGCCCCGTCCGGCCCTATCATGCGGCATACCGTGCTATGAAGCGTTCAAGCGCCGATGCGAACGAATCCGGTGAAAAATATTTTCCGAACACGGTGCGCCACATGGCGGGTGTTTCCATGCAGAGGTACACGAACGTCTTTGTATCATACGATCGGATACGGGAATGGAGCGTACGGTACATCGTTTCGCGATGCGTGCGGAAATAGCGGAATTTGCCGTCGTCCGAGGGAAGGAAATCACCGGATACAAGTGCGCCATGCGTGCTGCTCGCCGCGATGCGATCATCCTTGAGCGCTTTGGGGAATCGCAGACAACCCATGCTTATCCATGCGATAGCTTCTTTCGGGACAACGCGATAGAGCTTGTCGATGACGCTCATGTAATCGCGCTGCCATGAGGCATGGCGTATGACAGGATCGAAGTGAAAGGCCAGGGAAAAACCGGCGCGGGCGCAACGTGCTGCAGCGGCAAGGCGTGCGCTGAGCGGGGCGCATCCCTTCTCGTACGTCCTGATGATGTGCTCAGGGTTGAGCGAGAAAGCGATAACGATGCGTTTCGCATACGGCGCACGCCTGTGCTCCGCGATGACGTGCCCTACATTGTCCGATTTCGTTTTCAATTCGAAGAACATGCGCGGCCGCTCGTTGAGGAGCGGGATAAGGGCGTCCGATACGCGGGAGATATCGTCATAGACGAGGCTGTCGGAAAGCTCGCCGGTGCCGATGCGGACGAATTCGTCAGCCCCGACGGAATTCGCGGTCTCTCTCACCATGTCGGGGAGATTGATCGCAACGGAGGTCACCCGTGCATTGTCGTAGGCATGGAGAAAACAATAACTGCAGTCGAAGGGGCATTGGCTCGCGGCATCGATCACACGGTAGTCGCAGCAGACGAAATATCTCGTTCCCGGGCAGCGGCGCACGAAGGCACCGCGGTTCTTCATGAGGAAGAGCGATGTTTTCGCCCGTGCGGCTGTCGGCGGTTCTATCGCATCGATATCCTGGAGAGATCGAACGGTATGGCGCACAGCGTTCGGGAATGCACGGATGAAACGTTCGGTGACGGGGCTTGCCGTCACCTCGTCATCGCGCTCGATGAATATCGTCCGCGGAGTGCGCGTCATCGCTCATGCTCGGGTAACGGGAAAGAAACGGTGAATGTCGTTCCCTTCGTGCCGCTGTCGGTTATTTCCACGATGCCGCCGTGATCGCGTATTATCGTTTCAACGACGGAAAGCCCGAGGCCGCTCCCTTTCTTCTTCGTGGTGAAATACGGTTCGAAAATGCGTTCCCGCAATTCTTCGGGGATGCCGTGGCCGGTATCGGTTATCGTTATGCAGAAGGTGTGCTCCGCATCGTCGTGATGAGAAGCGACGCGTATGCGCCCGCCGTCTTCCGCAAGCGATTCTATCGCGTTCTTTATCAGATTGACGAGGGCGATAGCGAGTTTTTTCGAATCCATCCGTATGCGCAGGTCGCGCGCTACGAGCGCTATCTCCATGGTGATGGACCTCGGTACGGCGGAGAATGAGCCGAAGGCCTGCCGTACGACAGCGCTTATGGAGCGTCGTTCCGCGGAAAGCTCGGTCGTGAACGAGAACTGCGAGAAATCGCGGACGAGCGAGAGTATCGTCGCGCTCTGGTCGAGGATATGCGCGCTCGCACGGGTGAGCGCCGTGCGTTCTTTCTTCGGGAGCGTTTTCGCTTCCTTGGCGATGAGCTCGGCATTGAGATTGATCGGCGTGAGCGGGTTCTTTATCTCATGGGCGAGCCGTAATGCGACATCGCGCCAGGCGACCATGCGCTCATGCGCAGCGAGGAGATCGCGGTTGCGCTTGAGGTCGCGGACCATGATGTTGAAGCGTTCCATGAGGTCGCGCATTTCGCGGTTGCCCTGCGGTTTTATCCGGTACGAGAGTTCGTCATGTGCTATGCGGCGTGTTGCGTCCGCCAGGGAGGAGAGCGGCGCGGTAATGCTCCGTGAGAGGAGGAAGGCGAGGAGTATCGCTGCCATGGCGCTTATGATGGCGGAAAAGATGAACATCATCGTGAGGATGAATTCGAAATCGTCGCGGGATGAGCGCAGGAGCTTGTAGTAGCGCAGCGAACTGGCGATGCCGTTCTTGCGCTCGGCGAGCGAGCGCGGCATCTCCTCGGCGGCAATGATGAGCGCTGTGCCTGAACGTATGCCGGCGACGAGATGGCTTTTCCCGCGGTACGTATGCGTGAGGGAGAAATCCCGTTCGGCGGGCGAGTATCGATAGGCACGCAGTATCGATTGGGCTATGCCGTCACGGTCGGATGCGATCATCGTGTTCGCCGCTTTGCCGAGCGAGACCGCACGGCCGGCCCGAAGGCGTTCGAGCGATGCGGCATCATCTGCGGCAAAGATATCGCTCTGACGGGTACTTAAGAAGTTCGCGAGGTCCTCGGCTCGCGGGGCAACCTCGCTGTGCACGGCATCGAGCGATGCGGAAAGCGACTCCTCGACATTGGTCGAAAGCCAGAGCGAGCTGTTGAAGCGGATGAGGGAGAGAGAGAATATCGTGAGGAGTATGGTCGGGGTGAGGATGGCGACGACGAGAATGAGCGTGAACTGGATGCGCATCGCCGAGCCCGCTTCGCCGCGTACATACCGCACGATGAGCTGAACGATGGCGATGACAGCGATAAGTATGCAGGTGAGCGGTGCGAGAACGGTGAAGAATATCACGAACTGATTGTTCCAGGGTATGGAAGTGATATGCGGTTCGTAGATGAGCGATGTCACCCACCATGAGAACACCGCAAGCGCCAGGAACGGTATGATGTATATCGGCGTCTGTACTGCGGCAAGAACGGTGCGGCGCGCGCGGCTTACGATCGCGAGCAGTCGATACAGCGAACGGGGCATTCGTCAGCGCCGGCGTTTCAGCGTGCAGTGAATATGTCCGAAACGCGCCCACGGATGCGGCGTCCCGCGTATCTCGGTGTTGTGTTCGACGTGGAATATCCGGTAGCCGTGGTGGAACAGGAACGTGTACATGGCGGCAGTATCGTCAGTGCCGTGCACCTCGATGAAGAGTTCCGGCGAATGCTCCTTGATGATGTCCTTCATGCCGCGAAGCACGTAGAGCTCGTAACCCTCCGTGTCTATCTTCACAAATGACGGGGGGGTTATCTTCTTTGCCGCATGGAGGTCGTCGAGCGTGTGGACGGGGACGGTGACCGACCGCACATCGCCGTGGGCATGAACCTTACGGAGCGTGCCGGTGGCCGCATGATCACGATCTACCGTAAGCGTCAATGTCCCTTCTTTCTCGCCGATGCCGGCATTGATGATATCAAGCCAATGAAGCTTATTGAGCCTGCGGTTCTTCCGGATCATCTGCACGAGATCGGGGTTGGGCTCAAAGCAGTAGACATGGCCTTTATCGCCGACACGCGAGGAGAAGAATATCGCGGTAATGCCGATGAATCCGCCGATATCGCATACGGTCTTGCCGGAGAGCGGGAGCGATTTCAGGTATATGTCCTCGGCGTCGTCCTTCTTGAAGATATTGGAATAGGAGAGCGCGCCGTATGCCCGGTGGCCGGCACCGAGACCGTTCGTGAGCGGTACGGGTATTCTGCTCCCGATGGGAAGGAATGATCTGCGTACGAAGGCTTCGACTTGCTTGAGGTTGATTTTCATAGGGTGATGAAGTATAGGCGCATTCAGGTGAATTGTCAATTCCAGGTTTCAGGGCCTCTTTTCGCGGTATCGAAGCACGGCCTTTGCCGCCTGAAAATACGCCGCTATCCTCGATTCTCCGACAAGGTTGAGCGAGAATATCGCCTCTTCAAAGGTCGTGCCGATGATCGTGAGCGATGGAGCAAGCAGTGGGTACCGGCGTTCGATGCGCGTAAGATATTCCTGCGGCGCCAGGTTCTTCATGAACGGCACTTCGTGGCCTTTACCCCAGCGTATCACCTTCACGAACGCCGCGATCACCCTGTTCGTCTCCCGCTGCTTGGCTGCCGTCGCGCGCTTATCAACGATGCCGCTGAACAGCATCTTCTCATTGAATGCCGCGGTATCGCCCGCCGTATCGTACGTGCGCTTCCGCGGGCCGAACATGCTTCGTATCAGATCGGCGATGGCCCGTGCGAGCAGCATGAGACGGGAGAAGAGCAGGGTGAACGGGTTCCCGCGCACCGAAACGGATGCGATGGCAGGCGAGAAGAGCGAACCGATCACCATGACAAGGACGAGCAATGCAGCCGTTCCGAGGAGTATGAACACGATGGCCTTGATCACGATCGGCAGCCATCCAAGATCGATGGACGATGACCCGCCGCGCATGATGTTCTCAGGCGGGAGTATCTCGTTCTGGTGGATGGTCGGCACGTGCATATCGAACGTCGGCATCTGTATGTTTATCTGCGAGAGAAGATCGCTGATGAAATTCAGCGGCAGAAGGGCATGGTCGCCGGAGAAGACAAAGGCCCCGAGAAGACAGATGCAGACGATGATCACTGCTGACGGAAAGCGCCGACGCGTGATCTCGTCGGGGAGTATGATGTTCTCGGTGCGGCGAAGCAGGTTCTCAAGGGATATGTTCACGCTGCCGAACGAAATGAGGAGCGACAGGGAATACAGGCCGAGGAAGAGATGATGGACCCCGGTGAGCCGGGCGCGCATGCCGACGGCGATGAACAGTGCGATGAGCAGGAGTATCGTCATCAGTACGAGCGCTATCTTGATGCGCTTCAAGTCGCGTATGCCCAGGTAGAGATCGACATTGCGGCGCGTTTCCTCCCTGAGCGCTGTGTTCTCGAGCCGTTCGTGATCGGCTATCGATACCGCGCATTCGCGGAGATAATGGTACATCACCGATGTGAACGTGATCTGAGTAAGGACGCCGACCATCGGCAGAAGAATGTCCCATCCGGGGATGAATCGTTCCGGGATACTGCCGGCACGGAACAGCATGACAGCGATCGAACCGATGATCAATGGAATGAGCGGCTCGACGAATGTCATGCGCGCATAGTTCCGGAAGAACACATCGGCGACAGCCGTCTGGAACAGGGCGAGCAGGAAGAGCATGATGAAGTACGCGGGCGCAAGGTGCACCGGTATGCGAAAGGTGACCGGGATGAGCACGGCTATCGATAGGACGAAGAAGAACGGCGGGAATACGGCGATAAGTATCTGCGCGGATGCTTTTCGGCCGTAGACGGTATCAGATGAGCTCATTGCCTTGTTCCTTCACTTCATGAACGGTAAAAAACCGCGACAGATGCGATACTGAGCGCAGGGGAGTGAGCATGAAAAGTCCGATATCGACGCCTGCACGCTGACGAAGAGAGAATATGGAATTCATGCGATTCTCATCCGGGGCGGGGCCGACATAGAAGAGCCGTGTGCCCCATGGCATGCGGACACCGGCACTGAGCGGCTGCATGAGCACATCATCGTTCTTCTCCGAAAGCTCGATGCGCGCGAGCGTTTCAAGTATCGCGACGGCATGATGCGGCCCATAGCCGAGCGGAACATATCTTTTTTCATCGACGCCGGCAATAGTGCCCGCGGTGATGAGCCCCACGCCCTGCTGTATCTGCACGGCGTATCGGGCGAGCGATGCCGCGGTCTCGATGGCGCGTTCGATGAGCACATGCCGGTAGCGAAGCGGATAATGTGATGCGGTGATGTCGAGCACGATGAGGACGGGAAAATACAGCACCGGGAGATATTGGAGCGATGCGAGCTTTCCGGTGCGTGCAGTGACCTTCCAGCTTATGCTGCGCGGATCATCCCCCGGCATATAATCGCGGACGGAGCGGAATCGCGTGACATCCTCATAGAGCGGGTTCGCGATGCGTATATTCCCCGATGGGAGCCCGCGGTCGTTCGCAAGCGATACATCATACACGGCGGGGTAGACTATGACCGTGGCGACCTCGCTGAAGAGCTTTTCCCACGGAAAGAGCCCGAGGGGATCGGCCCCCTTCGCCCGCACGGGACCGATGATGCGCTCGCCACGCTTGTCGCAGGTGATGCGATAGCGCATTTCTGTCCGTTCCCCCGGACGCAGTGACAATGCCTTTGTGATATTTTTTTCGTAGGTGCCGCAGGGGAGAACGACGGTGACCGCATGGAAACTGAGAAAGCTTCTGTTCTCGAGCACGAGCGAAAGCTCGACATCCTGGTACCGATAGGTGCGCAGTATCGCACGCCGGTGGCGCACTGTGAAGAAGGCGAACATCACCCTTGAATAGAGGAACGATATGACGATGAGAAGGAGCAGCGTGAGCGAGATCCATTGAACGCTGCGGAAGGGAACGATGCTGAACAGGAGCGCGCTTCCGATGAAAATTATCGCTTTGTAGCGGATCACGCCTTGTCCTTGAGCACCGGTGCGGGCACCGTCTCAAGCAGGGATGCAAGCGTGTCCTCAGGCGTATTTCCCTTG encodes:
- a CDS encoding FkbM family methyltransferase, translating into MKINLKQVEAFVRRSFLPIGSRIPVPLTNGLGAGHRAYGALSYSNIFKKDDAEDIYLKSLPLSGKTVCDIGGFIGITAIFFSSRVGDKGHVYCFEPNPDLVQMIRKNRRLNKLHWLDIINAGIGEKEGTLTLTVDRDHAATGTLRKVHAHGDVRSVTVPVHTLDDLHAAKKITPPSFVKIDTEGYELYVLRGMKDIIKEHSPELFIEVHGTDDTAAMYTFLFHHGYRIFHVEHNTEIRGTPHPWARFGHIHCTLKRRR
- a CDS encoding ATP-binding protein, producing the protein MPRSLYRLLAIVSRARRTVLAAVQTPIYIIPFLALAVFSWWVTSLIYEPHITSIPWNNQFVIFFTVLAPLTCILIAVIAIVQLIVRYVRGEAGSAMRIQFTLILVVAILTPTILLTIFSLSLIRFNSSLWLSTNVEESLSASLDAVHSEVAPRAEDLANFLSTRQSDIFAADDAASLERLRAGRAVSLGKAANTMIASDRDGIAQSILRAYRYSPAERDFSLTHTYRGKSHLVAGIRSGTALIIAAEEMPRSLAERKNGIASSLRYYKLLRSSRDDFEFILTMMFIFSAIISAMAAILLAFLLSRSITAPLSSLADATRRIAHDELSYRIKPQGNREMRDLMERFNIMVRDLKRNRDLLAAHERMVAWRDVALRLAHEIKNPLTPINLNAELIAKEAKTLPKKERTALTRASAHILDQSATILSLVRDFSQFSFTTELSAERRSISAVVRQAFGSFSAVPRSITMEIALVARDLRIRMDSKKLAIALVNLIKNAIESLAEDGGRIRVASHHDDAEHTFCITITDTGHGIPEELRERIFEPYFTTKKKGSGLGLSVVETIIRDHGGIVEITDSGTKGTTFTVSFPLPEHER
- a CDS encoding DUF58 domain-containing protein translates to MIRYKAIIFIGSALLFSIVPFRSVQWISLTLLLLIVISFLYSRVMFAFFTVRHRRAILRTYRYQDVELSLVLENRSFLSFHAVTVVLPCGTYEKNITKALSLRPGERTEMRYRITCDKRGERIIGPVRAKGADPLGLFPWEKLFSEVATVIVYPAVYDVSLANDRGLPSGNIRIANPLYEDVTRFRSVRDYMPGDDPRSISWKVTARTGKLASLQYLPVLYFPVLIVLDITASHYPLRYRHVLIERAIETAASLARYAVQIQQGVGLITAGTIAGVDEKRYVPLGYGPHHAVAILETLARIELSEKNDDVLMQPLSAGVRMPWGTRLFYVGPAPDENRMNSIFSLRQRAGVDIGLFMLTPLRSVSHLSRFFTVHEVKEQGNELI
- the hpt gene encoding hypoxanthine phosphoribosyltransferase codes for the protein MIGPDGAYSIEPFRTADEIAARNETLAADIRARIGTADDVVIVGVLRGSFVFIADLIRALHRNGISPRIDFMTLARYGNADTSADDVSVVKGMSGGIAGMRVLLVDDILDTGRTLTFAKNHCLALNAASVSSIVLLDKPSRRIIDIHADFIGFTIDDRFAVGYGLDYANRHRELPYLGIVSFGD
- a CDS encoding spore photoproduct lyase family protein, with product MTRTPRTIFIERDDEVTASPVTERFIRAFPNAVRHTVRSLQDIDAIEPPTAARAKTSLFLMKNRGAFVRRCPGTRYFVCCDYRVIDAASQCPFDCSYCFLHAYDNARVTSVAINLPDMVRETANSVGADEFVRIGTGELSDSLVYDDISRVSDALIPLLNERPRMFFELKTKSDNVGHVIAEHRRAPYAKRIVIAFSLNPEHIIRTYEKGCAPLSARLAAAARCARAGFSLAFHFDPVIRHASWQRDYMSVIDKLYRVVPKEAIAWISMGCLRFPKALKDDRIAASSTHGALVSGDFLPSDDGKFRYFRTHRETMYRTLHSRIRSYDTKTFVYLCMETPAMWRTVFGKYFSPDSFASALERFIARYAA